The Athalia rosae chromosome 7, iyAthRosa1.1, whole genome shotgun sequence genome window below encodes:
- the LOC105685029 gene encoding lamin Dm0-like isoform X1, with product MSTKASKKTVVTSSSVSSVQSPTPSTSTPIGRRPGSPLSPTRITRMQEKQDLANLNDRLACYIEKVRHLESENSKLTREVQTSQETVTREVTNIKSMYEHELSDARKLLDDTSRERAKLEIDTKRLWDDNEDLKNKLEKKTKDLQIVENNLMIYETRCGDLQTKFNQSAAERKKLAERERELEKEVERLQALLDDARKHLEEETLQRIDLENNIQSLKEDISFKDQVYQQELTETRTRRQVEISEIDGRLAEQYEAKLQQSLQELRDQYEAQMRVNRDEIEMLYENKIKNLTSHAQRNSGAASLAVEELRQTRTRIDGLNQRISELEAANNALNSRMRDIENLRENERVRHAEELASLEAELSRMRDEMAQQLQEYHDLMDTKVALDLEIAAYRKLLESEEARLNITPMQSPATSVSGGRSTPSRNTPLRGGKRKRTLLEESEERSSSDYSVSGKARGDIEITDADPQGRYVKLTNKGSKEMVLSGWQLIRKAGALETNFKFQRSAKVDAGATVTVWSADIGASHEPPSNLVMKGQKWFTADNMTTTLLNSEGEELASSERKRQQLSSSLSRHRESMGFRPSEDLHHQQGDPQGEERCRIM from the exons ATGTCAACGAAGGCGAGCAAGAAAACCGTTGTAACTTCGTCGAGCGTAAGTTCGGTGCAATCTCCGACGCCAAGCACATCGACGCCCATAGGCCGGCGACCTGGAAGCCCATTGAGTCCAACGCGAATAACGCGTATGCAAGAAAAGCAAGATTTGGCAAATTTAAACGATCGTTTAGCATGCTATATAGAAAAAGTTCGTCACCTCGAATCCGAGAACTCGAAATTAACCAGAGAGGTTCAAACAAGCCAAGAAACCGTCACAAGGGAAGTGACCAACATCAAATCCATGTACGAACATGAATTATCCGACGCGAGAAAACTCCTCGATGATACTTCTAGGGAGAGGGCAAAACTCGAAATTGACACCAAGAGACTCTGGGATGATAATGAGGACCTGAAAAATAA gctagaaaagaaaaccaaggACCTACAGATCGTTGAGAACAATCTGATGATCTATGAAACTAGGTGTGGGGATTTACAGACGAAGTTTAATCAGTCTGCagctgaaaggaaaaaacttgcagagagagaacgagaacTTGAAAAAGAGGTCGAAAGACTTCAGGCATTGCTCGATGACGCCAGAAAACATTTGGAAGAAGAAACTCTGCAGAGAATCGATCTGGAGAACAACATACAGAGCTTGAAGGAAGACATAAGTTTCAAAGATCAGGTTTATCAACAGGAGCTCACCGAGACACGCACCAGACGTCAG GTTGAAATTTCCGAGATCGATGGCCGCCTCGCCGAGCAGTACGAGGCAAAACTGCAACAGTCTTTGCAGGAGCTCCGTGACCAATACGAGGCTCAAATGCGCGTTAATCGCGATGAGATCGAGATGCTctacgagaataaaataaagaacctAACTTCTCACGCACAGCGTAACAGTGGAGCGGCTAGTTTAGCGGTCGAAGAATTACGTCAGACCAGAACTAGGATCGACGGATTAAACCAGCGCATTAGCGAGCTAGAGGCTGCGAATAACGCGCTCAATTCTCGCATGAG GGACATCGAGAACTTGCGCGAGAATGAGAGAGTTCGTCACGCCGAAGAACTCGCAAGTCTCGAAGCGGAATTGTCTAGAATGCGGGATGAGATGGCACAACAGCTTCAGGAATACCACGATCTAATGGACACAAAAGTGGCTCTGGATCTGGAAATAGCTGCCTACAGAAAATTGTTGGAGTCCGAAGAAGCAAG GTTGAACATCACTCCTATGCAGTCTCCTGCGACATCCGTGTCCGGAGGAAGGTCAACCCCATCTCGAAACACGCCATtaaggggaggaaaaaggaagcgTACGCTGCTGGAAGAGAGCGAGGAGCGAAGCAGCAGCGATTACAGCGTATCTGGCAAAGCCAGGGGAGACATTGAGATAACTGATGCAGATCCACAAGGTCGTTACGTGAAGCTGACAAACAAGGGATCGAAG GAAATGGTTTTGAGCGGATGGCAACTGATTCGCAAAGCTGGAGCTCTCGAGACCAACTTCAAGTTTCAACGAAGCGCAAAAGTCGATGCTGGTGCCACGGTCACCGTTTGGTCAGCGGATATCGGTGCTTCTCACGAACCACCATCGAACCTAGTGATGAAGGGCCAAAAATGGTTCACAGCTGATAACATGACGACAACTTTATTAAATAGCGAGGGAGAG GAATTGGCATCGTCAGAACGCAAGCGTCAGCAGTTGTCGAGTTCCTTGTCGCGACACAGGGAAAGTATGGGCTTCCGGCCATCGGAGGACCTTCACCATCAACAA GGTGATCCTCAAGGCGAAGAACGATGCCGTATAATGTGA
- the LOC105685029 gene encoding lamin-C-like isoform X2, whose product MSTKASKKTVVTSSSVSSVQSPTPSTSTPIGRRPGSPLSPTRITRMQEKQDLANLNDRLACYIEKVRHLESENSKLTREVQTSQETVTREVTNIKSMYEHELSDARKLLDDTSRERAKLEIDTKRLWDDNEDLKNKLEKKTKDLQIVENNLMIYETRCGDLQTKFNQSAAERKKLAERERELEKEVERLQALLDDARKHLEEETLQRIDLENNIQSLKEDISFKDQVYQQELTETRTRRQVEISEIDGRLAEQYEAKLQQSLQELRDQYEAQMRVNRDEIEMLYENKIKNLTSHAQRNSGAASLAVEELRQTRTRIDGLNQRISELEAANNALNSRMRDIENLRENERVRHAEELASLEAELSRMRDEMAQQLQEYHDLMDTKVALDLEIAAYRKLLESEEARLNITPMQSPATSVSGGRSTPSRNTPLRGGKRKRTLLEESEERSSSDYSVSGKARGDIEITDADPQGRYVKLTNKGSKEMVLSGWQLIRKAGALETNFKFQRSAKVDAGATVTVWSADIGASHEPPSNLVMKGQKWFTADNMTTTLLNSEGEELASSERKRQQLSSSLSRHRESMGFRPSEDLHHQQRRYLYPY is encoded by the exons ATGTCAACGAAGGCGAGCAAGAAAACCGTTGTAACTTCGTCGAGCGTAAGTTCGGTGCAATCTCCGACGCCAAGCACATCGACGCCCATAGGCCGGCGACCTGGAAGCCCATTGAGTCCAACGCGAATAACGCGTATGCAAGAAAAGCAAGATTTGGCAAATTTAAACGATCGTTTAGCATGCTATATAGAAAAAGTTCGTCACCTCGAATCCGAGAACTCGAAATTAACCAGAGAGGTTCAAACAAGCCAAGAAACCGTCACAAGGGAAGTGACCAACATCAAATCCATGTACGAACATGAATTATCCGACGCGAGAAAACTCCTCGATGATACTTCTAGGGAGAGGGCAAAACTCGAAATTGACACCAAGAGACTCTGGGATGATAATGAGGACCTGAAAAATAA gctagaaaagaaaaccaaggACCTACAGATCGTTGAGAACAATCTGATGATCTATGAAACTAGGTGTGGGGATTTACAGACGAAGTTTAATCAGTCTGCagctgaaaggaaaaaacttgcagagagagaacgagaacTTGAAAAAGAGGTCGAAAGACTTCAGGCATTGCTCGATGACGCCAGAAAACATTTGGAAGAAGAAACTCTGCAGAGAATCGATCTGGAGAACAACATACAGAGCTTGAAGGAAGACATAAGTTTCAAAGATCAGGTTTATCAACAGGAGCTCACCGAGACACGCACCAGACGTCAG GTTGAAATTTCCGAGATCGATGGCCGCCTCGCCGAGCAGTACGAGGCAAAACTGCAACAGTCTTTGCAGGAGCTCCGTGACCAATACGAGGCTCAAATGCGCGTTAATCGCGATGAGATCGAGATGCTctacgagaataaaataaagaacctAACTTCTCACGCACAGCGTAACAGTGGAGCGGCTAGTTTAGCGGTCGAAGAATTACGTCAGACCAGAACTAGGATCGACGGATTAAACCAGCGCATTAGCGAGCTAGAGGCTGCGAATAACGCGCTCAATTCTCGCATGAG GGACATCGAGAACTTGCGCGAGAATGAGAGAGTTCGTCACGCCGAAGAACTCGCAAGTCTCGAAGCGGAATTGTCTAGAATGCGGGATGAGATGGCACAACAGCTTCAGGAATACCACGATCTAATGGACACAAAAGTGGCTCTGGATCTGGAAATAGCTGCCTACAGAAAATTGTTGGAGTCCGAAGAAGCAAG GTTGAACATCACTCCTATGCAGTCTCCTGCGACATCCGTGTCCGGAGGAAGGTCAACCCCATCTCGAAACACGCCATtaaggggaggaaaaaggaagcgTACGCTGCTGGAAGAGAGCGAGGAGCGAAGCAGCAGCGATTACAGCGTATCTGGCAAAGCCAGGGGAGACATTGAGATAACTGATGCAGATCCACAAGGTCGTTACGTGAAGCTGACAAACAAGGGATCGAAG GAAATGGTTTTGAGCGGATGGCAACTGATTCGCAAAGCTGGAGCTCTCGAGACCAACTTCAAGTTTCAACGAAGCGCAAAAGTCGATGCTGGTGCCACGGTCACCGTTTGGTCAGCGGATATCGGTGCTTCTCACGAACCACCATCGAACCTAGTGATGAAGGGCCAAAAATGGTTCACAGCTGATAACATGACGACAACTTTATTAAATAGCGAGGGAGAG GAATTGGCATCGTCAGAACGCAAGCGTCAGCAGTTGTCGAGTTCCTTGTCGCGACACAGGGAAAGTATGGGCTTCCGGCCATCGGAGGACCTTCACCATCAACAA AGAAGGTATCTCTACCCGTATTAA